One window of the Anaeromyxobacter dehalogenans 2CP-C genome contains the following:
- a CDS encoding LEA type 2 family protein, with protein sequence MRPLGHAALAALVALAAACGGRAARTPPLAIDPPAFRPEALLPTGADAYGVALALSGRIENPNPVALPVAGFTYAFEVMGAPAGGGQVASELVLPAGGAVPVTVPVRLRWADVPGFLEALATRPSLPVTVSGAARVRAGGGTVAVPYRMDGSVVLPRLPSVTLADAVVRESTLFHTVVELRVSVRNPNPFPLPTGRLSYDLSVSGVPVIQAAKSALDAVPPQGQATVVVPVRFSTVGAAAGALAGAVRGRADLSVSGRAGYGALEVGVDLRGALAAR encoded by the coding sequence ATGCGTCCGCTCGGTCACGCAGCCCTCGCCGCCCTCGTCGCCCTCGCCGCCGCCTGCGGCGGCCGCGCGGCGCGGACCCCGCCGCTCGCGATCGATCCGCCGGCGTTCCGCCCCGAGGCGCTCCTCCCCACCGGCGCCGACGCGTACGGCGTGGCGCTGGCGCTCTCCGGCCGGATCGAGAACCCGAACCCGGTGGCGCTGCCGGTGGCGGGCTTCACCTACGCGTTCGAGGTGATGGGCGCGCCCGCCGGCGGCGGGCAGGTGGCGAGCGAGCTCGTGCTCCCGGCCGGCGGCGCGGTGCCGGTGACGGTCCCCGTCCGGCTGCGCTGGGCCGACGTCCCCGGCTTCCTGGAGGCGCTCGCGACGCGCCCCTCGCTGCCGGTGACGGTGAGCGGCGCCGCGCGGGTGCGGGCGGGCGGCGGCACCGTGGCGGTGCCGTACCGGATGGACGGCAGCGTGGTGCTCCCGCGCCTGCCCTCGGTGACGCTCGCCGACGCGGTGGTGCGCGAGTCCACCCTGTTCCACACCGTGGTCGAGCTGCGCGTGAGCGTGCGGAACCCGAACCCGTTCCCGCTGCCCACCGGCCGCCTCTCCTACGACCTCAGCGTCTCGGGGGTGCCGGTGATCCAGGCGGCGAAGTCCGCGCTCGACGCGGTGCCGCCGCAGGGCCAGGCGACGGTGGTGGTGCCGGTCCGCTTCTCCACGGTGGGCGCGGCCGCGGGCGCGCTGGCCGGCGCGGTGCGCGGCCGGGCGGATCTGTCGGTGTCGGGGCGCGCCGGCTACGGCGCGCTGGAGGTGGGCGTGGACCTGCGCGGCGCGCTCGCGGCGCGGTGA
- the truA gene encoding tRNA pseudouridine(38-40) synthase TruA produces MPVVKLVLEYDGTAYVGWQVQPNGPSIQAEVERALATLHKAPRRVTAAGRTDAGVHARGQVASFREDRPLPVKAYVMGMNAVLPPDVAVRAASLEPDGFDARRSARGKRYRYVIENLPTRAPLTRLQAWQHFHPLELANVREAAAHLVGRHDFAAFQAADCACEHAVREVRRLEVLGEAGGRIEVVIEATAFVKHMVRNIVGTLVEVGRGRRAPGSMLALLARGDRTEAGPTAPPQGLFLEEVFY; encoded by the coding sequence GTGCCGGTGGTGAAGCTCGTGCTGGAGTACGACGGGACCGCGTACGTCGGCTGGCAGGTCCAGCCGAACGGGCCCTCGATCCAGGCGGAGGTCGAGCGGGCGCTCGCCACCCTGCACAAGGCGCCGCGCCGGGTCACCGCGGCCGGGCGCACCGACGCGGGCGTCCACGCGCGCGGCCAGGTGGCGTCGTTCCGGGAGGACCGGCCGCTCCCGGTGAAGGCCTACGTCATGGGCATGAACGCGGTGCTGCCGCCCGACGTGGCGGTCCGCGCCGCCAGCCTCGAGCCGGACGGCTTCGACGCCCGGCGCAGCGCGCGCGGCAAGCGCTACCGGTACGTGATCGAGAACCTGCCCACCCGCGCGCCGCTCACCCGGCTCCAGGCCTGGCAGCACTTCCACCCGCTCGAGCTCGCGAACGTCCGCGAGGCGGCCGCGCACCTCGTCGGGCGCCACGACTTCGCCGCGTTCCAGGCCGCCGACTGCGCCTGCGAGCACGCGGTGCGCGAGGTGCGCCGCCTGGAGGTGCTGGGCGAGGCGGGCGGGCGGATCGAGGTGGTCATCGAGGCGACCGCGTTCGTGAAGCACATGGTGCGGAACATCGTCGGCACGCTGGTGGAGGTGGGGCGGGGCAGGCGGGCGCCCGGCTCCATGCTGGCCCTGCTCGCGCGCGGCGATCGCACCGAGGCCGGGCCGACCGCGCCGCCGCAGGGGCTGTTCCTGGAAGAGGTGTTCTACTGA
- a CDS encoding glycosyltransferase family 39 protein, with translation MDPSRPARRPFLDAPRALAALAFALHAACGGRYGIFRDELYFVACGRRLAAGYVDQPPGIAVVARLASELFGTWVPGLRLPAWLASAATVLLAGRLAARLGGGTAGAALASAATLACGVLLALGHYLTMNAFEPLLVLVLALVLVRLAEGGDPRLWVAAGAVAGLGALFKYTSALVALALLAGVAATPARRALRTRWALAGAAVGLLAILPNVAWQLAHGLPFLELVRNGQLHKNAPTSPPAFALGLLRDANPLLAPLWLGGLGWLLGRGDAPAARALGIGAALYLALLAATGGKPYYAAPVLPLLLAAGGAAAAPLLRRPALRVAVPALALASLVPALPLALPILPEPAFVRWQAALGLEPERMERTAYGVLPQIYADQHGWPELARAVAGAAATLAPAERATAAVFGQNYGEAAAVEVYGAALGLPPAISGHNQYWLWGVPPGRGDPLIVISDADEDCGGAFRERVLAARLPASPWVMPYEDARWIWICRGQRRPLAGLWPALRSYQ, from the coding sequence GTGGATCCGTCCCGCCCCGCGCGCCGGCCGTTCCTCGACGCGCCGCGCGCGCTCGCCGCGCTCGCGTTCGCGCTGCACGCCGCCTGCGGCGGCCGCTACGGGATCTTCCGCGACGAGCTCTACTTCGTCGCCTGCGGGCGGCGCCTCGCGGCCGGCTACGTGGACCAGCCGCCCGGCATCGCCGTGGTCGCGCGGCTCGCCTCCGAGCTGTTCGGCACCTGGGTGCCCGGGCTGCGGCTCCCGGCCTGGCTCGCCTCGGCGGCGACGGTGCTCCTCGCCGGCCGCCTCGCCGCGCGGCTCGGGGGCGGCACGGCCGGGGCGGCGCTCGCGTCGGCGGCCACGCTCGCGTGCGGCGTGCTGCTGGCGCTCGGGCACTACCTCACCATGAACGCGTTCGAGCCCCTGCTCGTGCTGGTGCTGGCGCTCGTCCTGGTGCGGCTCGCCGAAGGTGGCGACCCGCGCCTGTGGGTCGCGGCGGGCGCGGTGGCCGGCCTCGGCGCGCTGTTCAAGTACACCTCCGCGCTGGTGGCGCTGGCGCTCCTCGCCGGCGTCGCCGCGACCCCGGCGCGGCGCGCGCTCCGGACCCGCTGGGCGCTCGCGGGCGCGGCGGTGGGGCTGCTCGCGATCCTGCCCAACGTCGCCTGGCAGCTCGCGCACGGGCTCCCGTTCCTGGAGCTGGTCCGGAACGGGCAGCTCCACAAGAACGCGCCGACGTCGCCGCCCGCGTTCGCGCTCGGGCTCCTCCGCGACGCGAACCCGCTGCTCGCGCCGCTGTGGCTCGGCGGCCTGGGCTGGCTCCTCGGCCGGGGCGACGCGCCGGCGGCGCGCGCGCTCGGGATCGGGGCCGCGCTCTACCTCGCGCTCCTCGCCGCGACCGGCGGCAAGCCCTACTACGCCGCGCCGGTGCTGCCGCTCCTGCTCGCCGCGGGCGGGGCGGCCGCGGCGCCGCTCCTCCGCCGCCCGGCGCTGCGGGTGGCCGTGCCCGCGCTGGCGCTCGCGTCCCTCGTGCCGGCGCTGCCGCTCGCGCTGCCGATCCTGCCGGAGCCGGCGTTCGTCCGCTGGCAGGCCGCGCTCGGGCTCGAGCCGGAGCGGATGGAGCGGACGGCCTACGGCGTCCTCCCGCAGATCTACGCCGACCAGCACGGCTGGCCCGAGCTCGCGCGCGCCGTCGCCGGGGCGGCCGCGACGCTCGCGCCGGCGGAGCGCGCCACCGCGGCGGTGTTCGGCCAGAACTACGGCGAGGCGGCGGCGGTGGAGGTGTACGGCGCGGCGCTCGGGCTGCCCCCGGCCATCTCCGGCCACAACCAGTACTGGCTCTGGGGCGTCCCGCCCGGCCGCGGCGACCCGCTCATCGTGATCTCCGACGCGGACGAGGACTGCGGGGGCGCGTTCCGCGAGCGCGTCCTCGCGGCGCGGCTGCCCGCGAGCCCGTGGGTGATGCCCTACGAGGACGCGCGCTGGATCTGGATCTGCAGGGGCCAGCGGCGCCCGCTCGCCGGGCTGTGGCCCGCGCTCCGCTCCTACCAGTGA
- a CDS encoding bacteriohemerythrin, whose amino-acid sequence MRFVDPTQIPELPLPFMNDDHAEEVRLLEALGEALEAHRARTGGLDVVLERLSLLAVHTREHFLREEQVMRESGFPAYPQHKGEHDRVLAEMDGEARAFREGGDPVRLHAYLFETVPAWFVQHIRTMDAMTARFVVSRPGAPGAAAV is encoded by the coding sequence ATGCGCTTCGTCGATCCCACCCAGATCCCCGAGCTGCCGCTGCCGTTCATGAACGACGACCACGCCGAGGAGGTCCGGCTGCTCGAGGCGCTGGGCGAGGCGCTCGAGGCGCACCGCGCCCGGACGGGCGGCCTCGACGTGGTGCTGGAGCGCCTCTCGCTGCTCGCGGTCCACACCCGCGAGCACTTCCTGCGGGAGGAGCAGGTCATGCGCGAGAGCGGCTTCCCGGCCTACCCGCAGCACAAGGGGGAGCACGACCGCGTGCTCGCCGAGATGGACGGCGAGGCCCGCGCCTTCCGCGAGGGCGGCGATCCGGTGCGGCTCCACGCCTACCTGTTCGAGACGGTGCCGGCCTGGTTCGTCCAGCACATCCGCACCATGGACGCGATGACCGCGCGCTTCGTGGTCTCGCGCCCCGGCGCGCCGGGCGCCGCCGCGGTCTAG
- the asd gene encoding aspartate-semialdehyde dehydrogenase, with translation MSQKKLKVGVLGATGMVGQRFVALLEHHPWYEVTLVAASANSAGQKYADAVKGRWALRSALPAATAGLTVKNASDVAAIAGEVDFVFCAVDMPKDETARLEEDYAKHETPVVSNNSAHRGTADVPMMVPELNPEHAAVIEAQRRRLGTSRGFIAVKPNCSLQSYVPAIHPLMKFGPKRIAVATYQAISGAGKTFESWPEMVDNLIPFIKGEEEKSEKEPMKIWGRVEGGKIVAAQDPVITAQCIRVPASDGHMAAVFVSFERKPSKDDVLELWRSFSGKPQKLGLPSAPKPFLQYFEDESRPQTRLDRDAGNGMAVTIGRLRPDAIFDWRFVCLSHNTVRGAAGGAVLTAELLTADGYIQAK, from the coding sequence ATGAGCCAGAAGAAGCTGAAGGTCGGAGTCCTCGGCGCCACCGGCATGGTCGGTCAGCGCTTCGTCGCCCTGCTCGAGCACCACCCCTGGTACGAGGTCACGCTGGTCGCGGCCAGCGCCAACTCGGCCGGGCAGAAGTACGCCGACGCGGTGAAGGGGCGCTGGGCGCTCAGGTCCGCGCTCCCCGCGGCGACCGCCGGGCTGACCGTGAAGAACGCCTCCGACGTGGCGGCCATCGCCGGCGAGGTGGACTTCGTCTTCTGCGCGGTGGACATGCCGAAGGACGAGACCGCGCGGCTCGAGGAGGACTACGCGAAGCACGAGACGCCGGTGGTCTCGAACAACTCCGCCCACCGCGGCACGGCCGACGTGCCGATGATGGTGCCCGAGCTCAACCCGGAGCACGCCGCGGTGATCGAGGCGCAGCGCAGGCGGCTCGGGACGTCGCGCGGGTTCATCGCGGTGAAGCCGAACTGCTCGCTCCAGAGCTACGTGCCGGCCATCCACCCGCTCATGAAGTTCGGCCCGAAGCGCATCGCGGTCGCCACCTACCAGGCGATCTCCGGCGCGGGGAAGACCTTCGAGTCCTGGCCGGAGATGGTGGACAACCTCATCCCCTTCATCAAGGGCGAGGAGGAGAAGAGCGAGAAGGAGCCGATGAAGATCTGGGGCCGCGTGGAGGGCGGGAAGATCGTCGCCGCGCAGGACCCGGTCATCACCGCCCAGTGCATCCGCGTGCCCGCCTCCGACGGCCACATGGCGGCGGTGTTCGTGTCGTTCGAGCGCAAGCCCTCGAAGGACGACGTGCTCGAGCTGTGGAGGAGCTTCTCGGGCAAGCCGCAGAAGCTCGGCCTGCCGTCCGCGCCGAAGCCGTTCCTCCAGTACTTCGAGGACGAGTCGCGCCCGCAGACCCGGCTCGACCGCGACGCCGGCAACGGCATGGCGGTCACCATCGGCCGCCTGCGCCCGGACGCGATCTTCGACTGGCGGTTCGTGTGCCTGTCGCACAACACGGTGCGCGGCGCCGCCGGCGGCGCGGTGCTCACCGCCGAGCTCCTCACCGCCGACGGCTACATCCAGGCGAAGTAG
- a CDS encoding polyprenyl synthetase family protein: MAAQEQAILSQLDASAQRGVRPERAQAALAGVPSLPESLLELEAQLTRATEDAEAKLQAAARHLVSAGGKRIRPMVTLLACGACGGEMRGAVPYAVAAELTHSATLLHDDVIDDGPVRRGQPASRVIWGNAVSVLSGDWLLTRALEIVSAEPARSAALPPLLATMRRLVEGEVLQLSLRGGFSATEQAYMDVVMGKTASLFGWAAAAGAWAAGEVGEIPAALVRFGEGIGVAFQLVDDALDYAADPGLLGKRLGTDLIEGKATLPLIRACEAEPSLRARLGGVVDGTADVEAVAREVIEVVKRVGGVDAARALAREHTRSALEALEQVPDGVHRRALHAAALQLTERAF; this comes from the coding sequence ATGGCGGCGCAAGAGCAGGCCATCCTCTCCCAGCTCGACGCGAGCGCGCAGCGCGGCGTCCGCCCGGAGCGCGCGCAGGCGGCGCTCGCCGGCGTGCCGAGCCTCCCGGAGAGCCTGCTCGAGCTGGAGGCGCAGCTCACCCGCGCCACCGAGGACGCCGAGGCGAAGCTCCAGGCGGCCGCGCGCCACCTCGTCTCCGCCGGCGGCAAGCGGATCCGCCCCATGGTGACGCTGCTCGCCTGCGGCGCGTGCGGCGGCGAGATGCGCGGCGCCGTGCCGTACGCGGTGGCCGCCGAGCTGACCCACTCGGCCACGCTGCTGCACGACGACGTCATCGACGACGGCCCGGTGCGGCGCGGCCAGCCGGCCTCGCGCGTCATCTGGGGCAACGCCGTGTCGGTGCTCTCCGGCGACTGGCTGCTCACCCGCGCGCTCGAGATCGTCTCGGCCGAGCCGGCCCGCTCCGCGGCGCTGCCGCCGCTGCTCGCCACCATGCGGCGCCTGGTGGAGGGCGAGGTGCTGCAGCTCTCGCTGCGCGGCGGCTTCTCCGCCACCGAGCAGGCGTACATGGACGTGGTGATGGGCAAGACCGCGTCGCTGTTCGGCTGGGCGGCCGCGGCCGGCGCCTGGGCCGCCGGCGAGGTGGGCGAGATCCCCGCCGCGCTGGTGCGCTTCGGCGAGGGCATCGGGGTCGCGTTCCAGCTGGTGGACGACGCGCTCGACTACGCCGCCGATCCCGGGCTCCTCGGCAAGCGGCTCGGCACCGACCTCATCGAGGGCAAGGCCACGCTGCCGCTCATCCGCGCCTGCGAGGCCGAGCCTTCGCTTCGCGCCCGCCTCGGCGGCGTGGTGGACGGCACCGCCGACGTGGAGGCGGTGGCGCGCGAGGTGATCGAGGTCGTGAAGCGCGTGGGCGGCGTGGACGCCGCGCGCGCGCTCGCCCGCGAGCACACCCGCAGCGCGCTCGAGGCGCTGGAGCAGGTGCCGGACGGCGTGCACCGCCGCGCGCTCCATGCCGCGGCGCTGCAGCTGACCGAAAGGGCGTTCTAG